The following coding sequences lie in one Saimiri boliviensis isolate mSaiBol1 chromosome 6, mSaiBol1.pri, whole genome shotgun sequence genomic window:
- the C6H11orf54 gene encoding ester hydrolase C11orf54 homolog isoform X2, whose translation MQMGLKDNFADVQVSVVDCPDLTKEPFTFPVKGICGKTRIAEVGGVPYLLPLVNQKKVYDLNKIAKEIKLPGAFILGAGAGPFQTLGFNSEFMPVIQTESEHKPPVNGSYFAHVNSADGGYLLEKYSEKHHDFECALLANLFASEGQPGKVIEVKAKRRTGPLNFVTCMRQNLEKHYGNKPVGMGGTFIIQKGKVKSHIMPAEFSSCPLNSDEEVNKWLHFYEMKAPLVCLPVFVSRDPGFDLRLEHTHFFSHHGEGGHYHYDTTPDIVEYLGYFLPAEFLYRIDQPKETHSVGRD comes from the exons ATGCAGATGGGGTTAAAAGATAACTTTGCTGATGTCCAGGTCTCTGTAGTTGATTGCCCTGATTTGACTAAGGAACCCTTTACCTTTCCTGTAAAAG gcatcTGTGGGAAAACTAGAATTGCAGAAGTAGGAGGTGTGCCTTACTTATTGCCTCTTGTAAACCAAAAAAAA GTTTATGATCTGAATAAAATTGCAAAAGAAATCAAGCTACCTGGAGCTTTTATTCTTGGAGCAGGAGCAGGTCCatttcaaactcttgggttcaattCTGAG TTTATGCCAGTTATTCAGACAGAAAGTGAACACAAGCCTCCTGTGAATGGAAGTTACTTTGCCCATGTGAACTCTGCAGATGGAGGGTACCTTCTGGAGAAATACAGTGAGAAGCATCATGATTTTGAGTGTGCATTATTGGCTAATCTTTTTGCCAGTGAGGGGCAACCTGGCAAG GTAATTGAGGTGAAAGCCAAAAGAAGAACTGGACCACTTAACTTTGTGACTTGTATGAGACAGAACCTGGAAAAACATTATGGAAATAAGCCTGTAGGGATGGGAGGTACTTTCATAATTCAGAAGGGAAAAGTGAAGTCTCACATTATG CCTGCAGAATTTTCTTCCTGCCCCTTGAACTCTGATGAAGAGGTCAATAAATGGTTGCATTTTTATGAGATGAAGGCTCCTTTGGTTTGTCTACCAGTTTTTGTCTCCAGAGACCCA GGGTTTGATTTGCGACTGGAGCACACTCATTTTTTTAGTCATCATGGAGAAGGTGGACACTACCATTATGACACTACTCCAGACATAGTGGAATATCTTGGATACTTCTTACCTGCAGAGTTTCTCTATCGCATTGATCAACCAAAGGAGACTCATTCAGTTGGGCGAGATTAA
- the C6H11orf54 gene encoding ester hydrolase C11orf54 homolog isoform X1, producing MACVEFSFHVPSLEELAGVMQMGLKDNFADVQVSVVDCPDLTKEPFTFPVKGICGKTRIAEVGGVPYLLPLVNQKKVYDLNKIAKEIKLPGAFILGAGAGPFQTLGFNSEFMPVIQTESEHKPPVNGSYFAHVNSADGGYLLEKYSEKHHDFECALLANLFASEGQPGKVIEVKAKRRTGPLNFVTCMRQNLEKHYGNKPVGMGGTFIIQKGKVKSHIMPAEFSSCPLNSDEEVNKWLHFYEMKAPLVCLPVFVSRDPGFDLRLEHTHFFSHHGEGGHYHYDTTPDIVEYLGYFLPAEFLYRIDQPKETHSVGRD from the exons TTATGCAGATGGGGTTAAAAGATAACTTTGCTGATGTCCAGGTCTCTGTAGTTGATTGCCCTGATTTGACTAAGGAACCCTTTACCTTTCCTGTAAAAG gcatcTGTGGGAAAACTAGAATTGCAGAAGTAGGAGGTGTGCCTTACTTATTGCCTCTTGTAAACCAAAAAAAA GTTTATGATCTGAATAAAATTGCAAAAGAAATCAAGCTACCTGGAGCTTTTATTCTTGGAGCAGGAGCAGGTCCatttcaaactcttgggttcaattCTGAG TTTATGCCAGTTATTCAGACAGAAAGTGAACACAAGCCTCCTGTGAATGGAAGTTACTTTGCCCATGTGAACTCTGCAGATGGAGGGTACCTTCTGGAGAAATACAGTGAGAAGCATCATGATTTTGAGTGTGCATTATTGGCTAATCTTTTTGCCAGTGAGGGGCAACCTGGCAAG GTAATTGAGGTGAAAGCCAAAAGAAGAACTGGACCACTTAACTTTGTGACTTGTATGAGACAGAACCTGGAAAAACATTATGGAAATAAGCCTGTAGGGATGGGAGGTACTTTCATAATTCAGAAGGGAAAAGTGAAGTCTCACATTATG CCTGCAGAATTTTCTTCCTGCCCCTTGAACTCTGATGAAGAGGTCAATAAATGGTTGCATTTTTATGAGATGAAGGCTCCTTTGGTTTGTCTACCAGTTTTTGTCTCCAGAGACCCA GGGTTTGATTTGCGACTGGAGCACACTCATTTTTTTAGTCATCATGGAGAAGGTGGACACTACCATTATGACACTACTCCAGACATAGTGGAATATCTTGGATACTTCTTACCTGCAGAGTTTCTCTATCGCATTGATCAACCAAAGGAGACTCATTCAGTTGGGCGAGATTAA